A part of Osmerus mordax isolate fOsmMor3 chromosome 10, fOsmMor3.pri, whole genome shotgun sequence genomic DNA contains:
- the polr3a gene encoding DNA-directed RNA polymerase III subunit RPC1 isoform X2, whose amino-acid sequence MVKEQFRETDVAKKISHICFGMKSAEQMRQQAHIQVVSKNLYSQDTKHTPLPYGVLDHRMGTSEKDRPCETCGKNLADCLGHYGYLDLELPCFHVGYFKAVIGILQMICKTCSHIMLAEADKLPFMDQLKRPGLAYLQKRGLKKKISDKCRKRTICLNCSSFNGTVKKCGLLKIIHEKYKSTKKVVDPVVSEFLQSFDIAIEHNKEVESLLTRAQENLSPLVALNLFKRIPAEDIPLLLMNPEAGKPADLILTRLLVPPLCIRPSVVSDLKSGTNEDDLTMKLTEIIFLNDVIKKHRMSGAKTQMIMEDWDFLQLQCALYINSELSGIPLNMAPKKWTRGFVQRLKGKQGRFRGNLSGKRVDFSGRTVISPDPNLRIDEVAVPIHVAKILTYPEKVNKANLEMLRKLVRSGPDVHPGANFIQQRHTQMKRFLKYGNREKMAQELRFGDVVERHMIDGDIVLFNRQPSLHKLSIMAHIARVKPHRTFRFNECVCTPYNADFDGDEMNLHLPQTEEAKAEALVLMGTKANLVTPRNGEPLIAAIQDFLTGAYLLTLKDTFFDRSKACQIVASILVGKDEKVKIALPHPAIMKPMALWTGKQIFSLILKPSKACPVKANLRTKGKQYCGKGEDLCYNDSFVVIQNSELLCGSLDKGTLGSGSKKNIFYILLRDWGQLEAANAMSRLARLAPVYLSNRGFSIGIGDVTPGQGLLKAKQDLLDGGYKKCDEYIEALKTGKLQQQPGCTAEETLEALILKELSVIRDHAGSACLRELDKSNSPLIMAVCGSKGSFINISQMIACVGQQAISGSRVPDGFENRSLPHFKKHSKLPAAKGFVADSFYSGLTPTEFFFHTMAGREGLVDTAVKTAETGYMQRRLVKSLEDLCSQYDLTVRSSTGDIIQFIYGGDGLDPADMEGKDEPLEFHRVLDNIRAVHSSIDEPALSKNELVLTAEAIMKRSDFKCCRDSFLEEIKKFIKSMSERIKKTRDKYGINDNGTTEPKVLYQLDRITPTQLEKFLETCRDKYMRAQMEPGSAVGALCAQSIGEPGTQMTLKTFHFAGVASMNITLGVPRIKEIINASKNISTPIISAHLDVEDDADFGRLVKGRIEKTLLGEISEYIEEVFLPDDCLILVKLSLERIRLLRLEVNAETVRYSICMSKLRVKPGDIAVHGEAVVCVSPRENSKSSMYYVLQSLKEELPKVVVQGIPEVARAVIHIDEQSGKNKYKLLVEGDNLRSVMATHGVNGNRTTSNNTYEVEKTLGIEAARSTIINEIQYTMVNHGMSIDRRHVMLLADLMSYKGEILGITRFGLAKMKESVLMLASFEKTADHLFDAAYFGQKDSVCGVSECIIMGIPMNIGTGLFKLLHKADKDPSPPRRPLLFDSPDFHIPLVT is encoded by the exons ATGGTGAAAGAGCAGTTTAGGGAGACCGATGTGGCAAAGAAAAT AAGCCACATCTGCTTTGGGATGAAGTCTGCTGAACAGATGCGTCAGCAAGCCCACATCCAAGTAGTCAGCAAAAATCTGTACAGCCAGGACACCAAGCACACTCCTCTGCCTTATGGAGTGTTGGATCACCGCATG GGCACCAGTGAGAAGGACAGACCATGTGAGACGTGCGGGAAGAACTTGGCAGACTGTCTGGGGCACTATGGATACCTGGATCTGGAGCTCCCATGTTTCCATGTGGGCTACTTTAAAGCTGTCATTGGAATCTTGCAA ATGATCTGTAAGACATGCTCTCACATCATGCTGGCCGAGGCAGATAAACTCCCGTTCATGGATCAACTGAAGAGGCCTGGCCTAGCTTACCTCCAGAAACGAGGCCTCAAGAAGAAGATATCTGACAAATGCCGCAAAAGAACAATCTGTTTGAATTGTTCTTCATttaatg gaaCGGTAAAGAAGTGTGGCTTACTGAAGATCATACACGAGAAGTATAAATCAACCAAGAAAGTGGTGGACCCCGTCGTGTCTGAATTCCTCCAGTCCTTTGATATTGCAATAGAACACAACAAAGAAGTGGAATCCTTACTTACAAGAGCACAG GAGAACCTGAGTCCTCTGGTGGCCCTCAACTTGTTCAAGAGGATCCCCGCGGAGGACATCCCCCTGCTGCTGATGAACCCAGAGGCCGGAAAGCCCGCTGACCTCATCTTGACCCGTCTCTTGGTCCCGCCCCTCTGCATCCGCCCTTCCGTGGTCAGCGACCTCAAGTCGGGCACCAACGAGGACGACCTCACCATGAAGCTCACGGAGATCATCTTCCTCAACGACGTCATCAAGAAG CACCGTATGTCAGGCGCTAAGACCCAGATGATCATGGAGGACTGGGACTTCCTGCAACtgcagtgtgccctctatatcAACAGTGAGCTGTCGGGCATTCCCCTCAATATGGCGCCCAAGAAGTGGACCAGAGGCTTTGTACAGAGACTGAAGGGCAAACAAG GACGATTCCGAGGAAACCTGTCGGGAAAGAGAGTAGATTTCTCCGGAAGGACGGTCATCTCTCCAGACCCTAACCTACGGATTGATGAGGTGGCTGTCCCCATTCACGTTGCCAAGATCCTGACCTACCCTGAGAAG GTAAATAAAGCCAATTTGGAAATGTTGAGGAAGCTTGTTCGTAGCGGTCCAGATGTTCACCCAGGGGCCAACTTCATCCAGCAACGTCACACCCAGATGAAAAG GTTTCTGAAATACGGCAACAGAGAAAAGATGGCCCAGGAACTGAGGTTTGGCGACGTGGTGGAGAGACACATGATAGATGGAGACATTGTTCTCTTCAACAGGCAGCCTTCCCTTCATAAGCTCAGCATTATGGCACACATT GCCCGTGTGAAGCCTCACAGAACATTCCGGTTTAATGAGTGCGTGTGCACGCCATACAACGCTGACTTTGACGGAGACGAGATgaacctccacctcccccagacGGAGGAGGCCAAAGCAGAGGCCCTGGTACTGATGGGG ACCAAAGCCAATCTTGTGACACCGAGAAATGGAGAGCCTCTGATTGCAGCTATTCAAGATTTCCTGACAG GAGCCTACCTCTTGACTCTGAAGGACACCTTCTTCGACAGATCAAAAGCCTGTCAGATAGTAGCCTCAATCCTCGTTGGCAAAGATGAAAAAGTCAAGAttgctctccctcaccctgctatAATGAAG CCAATGGCTCTGTGGACCGGCAAGCAGATTTTCAGTCTGATCCTGAAGCCCAGTAAGGCCTGCCCGGTTAAGGCCAACCTGCGCACCAAGGGCAAGCAGTACTGTGGGAAGGGAGAGGACCTCTGCTACAATGACTCCT TTGTGGTGATCCAGAACAGTGAGCTGCTGTGTGGCAGCCTGGACAAGGGCACCCTGGGCTCTGGCTCCAAGAAGAACATCTTCTACATCCTGCTCCGGGACTGGGGTCAGCTGGAAGCCGCCAACGCCATGTCCCGCCTAGCGCGCCTTGCACCCGTCTACCTCT CCAACCGAGGGTTCTCCATCGGTATTGGAGATGTGACCCCTGGCCAGGGCCTGCTGAAAGCCAAGCAGGATCTTCTGGACGGCGGCTACAAGAAGTGTGACGAGTACATAGAGGCTCTGAAGACCGGCAAGCTTCAGCAGCAGCCAGGCTGCACAGCAGAGGAGACCCTAGAG GCCCTGATCCTGAAAGAGCTGTCAGTCATCAGAGACCACGCAGGCAGCGCCTGTCTTCGAGAACTGGACAAGAGCAACAGCCCTCTCATCATGGCCGTGTGCGGCTCCAAAG gCTCCTTCATCAACATCTCCCAGATGATTGCTTGTGTCGGCCAGCAGGCCATTAGCGGATCCAGAGTTCCAGACGGCTTTGAGAACCGCTCTCTGCCCCACTTCAAAAAGCATTCCAAG CTCCCTGCTGCCAAAGGCTTTGTGGCTGACAGCTTCTACTCAGGGCTGACGCCCACAGAGTTTTTCTTCCACACCATGGCTGGTCGAGAGGGCCTGGTGGACACGGCAGTTAAAACAGCTGAAACTGGATACATGCAG AGGCGGCTGGTCAAGTCCCTGGAAGACCTGTGTTCTCAGTACGACCTGACAGTGAGGAGCTCTACCGGTGACATCATTCAGTTCATCTACGGAGGAGACGGCCTGGACCCGGCCGACATGGAAGGCAAGGACGAGCCCCTGGAGTTCCACAGGGTTTTGGACAATATCCGG gccGTTCACTCGAGCATCGACGAGCCGGCCCTTAGCAAGAACGAGCTGGTCCTGACCGCCGAGGCCATCATGAAGAGGAGCGACTTCAAGTGTTGCAGAGACAGTTTCCTGGAG gagatcaagaagtTCATAAAGAGCATGTCTGAGAGAATCAAGAAGACCAGGGACAAATATGGCATCAATGACAACGGCACCACAGAG CCCAAAGTTCTGTACCAGCTGGACCGCATCACTCCTACCCAGCTGGAGAAGTTTTTGGAGACATGTAGAGACAAATACATGAG AGCCCAGATGGAGCCGGGCTCAGCTGTGGGAGCATTGTGTGCCCAGAGTATTGGGGAGCCTGGCACCCAGATGACTCTGAAAACCTTCCATTTCGCTGGGGTGGCCTCCATGAACATCACGCTGGGGGTACCTCGCATCAAGGAGATCATCAACGCCTCCAAAAACATCAG TACCCCTATAATCAGCGCCCATTTGGATGTAGAGGATGACGCTGACTTTGGCCGCCTGGTGAAAGGAAGGATTGAAAAGACTCTTCTTGGAGAG atTTCCGAGTACATAGAGGAGGTCTTTCTACCTGACGATTGTTTAATTCTGGTAAAGCTGTCCCTGGAAAGGATCCGACTATTACGCTTAGAG GTGAATGCTGAAACCGTGCGTTACTCCATATGTATGTCCAAGCTGCGTGTTAAGCCCGGGGACATTGCCGTGCACGGCGAGGCCGTCGTCTGTGTGTCTCCACGAGAAAACAGCAAGAGCTCCATGTACTATGTGCTGCAGTCTCTCAAAGAGGAGCTTCCCAAG GTGGTAGTGCAGGGAATCCCGGAGGTGGCAAGAGCTGTCATTCACATCGATGAGCAGAGTggaaaaaacaaatacaagctCCTGGTTGAGGGGGACAACCTGAGAAGCGTCATGGCAACCCACGGTGTGAACGGCAACAGGACCACCTCAAACAACACCTACGAG GTGGAGAAAACACTTGGGATTGAGGCGGCAAGGTCCACTATTATCAACGAGATCCAGTATACCATGGTGAACCATGGGATGAGTATAGACAGGCGTCATGTCATGCTCCTGGCTGACCTCATGTCCTACAAG GGAGAGATCCTGGGAATTACCCGATTTGGCCTGGCTAAGATGAAGGAGAGCGTCCTTATGCTGGCATCGTTTGAGAAAACCGCTGATCACCTTTTCGACGCTGCCTACTTCGGACAAAAGGACTCGGTTTGCG gCGTGTCTGAATGCATCATCATGGGCATCCCAATGAACATCGGTACAGGGTTGTTCAAGCTGCTACACAAGGCTGACAAGGATCCCTCGCCGCCTAGGAGACCGCTGCTCTTTGACAGCCCAGACTTCCACATCCCATTAGTCACGTAG
- the polr3a gene encoding DNA-directed RNA polymerase III subunit RPC1 isoform X1: MVKEQFRETDVAKKISHICFGMKSAEQMRQQAHIQVVSKNLYSQDTKHTPLPYGVLDHRMGTSEKDRPCETCGKNLADCLGHYGYLDLELPCFHVGYFKAVIGILQMICKTCSHIMLAEADKLPFMDQLKRPGLAYLQKRGLKKKISDKCRKRTICLNCSSFNGTVKKCGLLKIIHEKYKSTKKVVDPVVSEFLQSFDIAIEHNKEVESLLTRAQENLSPLVALNLFKRIPAEDIPLLLMNPEAGKPADLILTRLLVPPLCIRPSVVSDLKSGTNEDDLTMKLTEIIFLNDVIKKHRMSGAKTQMIMEDWDFLQLQCALYINSELSGIPLNMAPKKWTRGFVQRLKGKQGRFRGNLSGKRVDFSGRTVISPDPNLRIDEVAVPIHVAKILTYPEKVNKANLEMLRKLVRSGPDVHPGANFIQQRHTQMKRFLKYGNREKMAQELRFGDVVERHMIDGDIVLFNRQPSLHKLSIMAHIARVKPHRTFRFNECVCTPYNADFDGDEMNLHLPQTEEAKAEALVLMGTKANLVTPRNGEPLIAAIQDFLTGAYLLTLKDTFFDRSKACQIVASILVGKDEKVKIALPHPAIMKPMALWTGKQIFSLILKPSKACPVKANLRTKGKQYCGKGEDLCYNDSFVVIQNSELLCGSLDKGTLGSGSKKNIFYILLRDWGQLEAANAMSRLARLAPVYLSNRGFSIGIGDVTPGQGLLKAKQDLLDGGYKKCDEYIEALKTGKLQQQPGCTAEETLEALILKELSVIRDHAGSACLRELDKSNSPLIMAVCGSKGSFINISQMIACVGQQAISGSRVPDGFENRSLPHFKKHSKLPAAKGFVADSFYSGLTPTEFFFHTMAGREGLVDTAVKTAETGYMQRRLVKSLEDLCSQYDLTVRSSTGDIIQFIYGGDGLDPADMEGKDEPLEFHRVLDNIRAVHSSIDEPALSKNELVLTAEAIMKRSDFKCCRDSFLEALTETGSEKYLEEIKKFIKSMSERIKKTRDKYGINDNGTTEPKVLYQLDRITPTQLEKFLETCRDKYMRAQMEPGSAVGALCAQSIGEPGTQMTLKTFHFAGVASMNITLGVPRIKEIINASKNISTPIISAHLDVEDDADFGRLVKGRIEKTLLGEISEYIEEVFLPDDCLILVKLSLERIRLLRLEVNAETVRYSICMSKLRVKPGDIAVHGEAVVCVSPRENSKSSMYYVLQSLKEELPKVVVQGIPEVARAVIHIDEQSGKNKYKLLVEGDNLRSVMATHGVNGNRTTSNNTYEVEKTLGIEAARSTIINEIQYTMVNHGMSIDRRHVMLLADLMSYKGEILGITRFGLAKMKESVLMLASFEKTADHLFDAAYFGQKDSVCGVSECIIMGIPMNIGTGLFKLLHKADKDPSPPRRPLLFDSPDFHIPLVT; this comes from the exons ATGGTGAAAGAGCAGTTTAGGGAGACCGATGTGGCAAAGAAAAT AAGCCACATCTGCTTTGGGATGAAGTCTGCTGAACAGATGCGTCAGCAAGCCCACATCCAAGTAGTCAGCAAAAATCTGTACAGCCAGGACACCAAGCACACTCCTCTGCCTTATGGAGTGTTGGATCACCGCATG GGCACCAGTGAGAAGGACAGACCATGTGAGACGTGCGGGAAGAACTTGGCAGACTGTCTGGGGCACTATGGATACCTGGATCTGGAGCTCCCATGTTTCCATGTGGGCTACTTTAAAGCTGTCATTGGAATCTTGCAA ATGATCTGTAAGACATGCTCTCACATCATGCTGGCCGAGGCAGATAAACTCCCGTTCATGGATCAACTGAAGAGGCCTGGCCTAGCTTACCTCCAGAAACGAGGCCTCAAGAAGAAGATATCTGACAAATGCCGCAAAAGAACAATCTGTTTGAATTGTTCTTCATttaatg gaaCGGTAAAGAAGTGTGGCTTACTGAAGATCATACACGAGAAGTATAAATCAACCAAGAAAGTGGTGGACCCCGTCGTGTCTGAATTCCTCCAGTCCTTTGATATTGCAATAGAACACAACAAAGAAGTGGAATCCTTACTTACAAGAGCACAG GAGAACCTGAGTCCTCTGGTGGCCCTCAACTTGTTCAAGAGGATCCCCGCGGAGGACATCCCCCTGCTGCTGATGAACCCAGAGGCCGGAAAGCCCGCTGACCTCATCTTGACCCGTCTCTTGGTCCCGCCCCTCTGCATCCGCCCTTCCGTGGTCAGCGACCTCAAGTCGGGCACCAACGAGGACGACCTCACCATGAAGCTCACGGAGATCATCTTCCTCAACGACGTCATCAAGAAG CACCGTATGTCAGGCGCTAAGACCCAGATGATCATGGAGGACTGGGACTTCCTGCAACtgcagtgtgccctctatatcAACAGTGAGCTGTCGGGCATTCCCCTCAATATGGCGCCCAAGAAGTGGACCAGAGGCTTTGTACAGAGACTGAAGGGCAAACAAG GACGATTCCGAGGAAACCTGTCGGGAAAGAGAGTAGATTTCTCCGGAAGGACGGTCATCTCTCCAGACCCTAACCTACGGATTGATGAGGTGGCTGTCCCCATTCACGTTGCCAAGATCCTGACCTACCCTGAGAAG GTAAATAAAGCCAATTTGGAAATGTTGAGGAAGCTTGTTCGTAGCGGTCCAGATGTTCACCCAGGGGCCAACTTCATCCAGCAACGTCACACCCAGATGAAAAG GTTTCTGAAATACGGCAACAGAGAAAAGATGGCCCAGGAACTGAGGTTTGGCGACGTGGTGGAGAGACACATGATAGATGGAGACATTGTTCTCTTCAACAGGCAGCCTTCCCTTCATAAGCTCAGCATTATGGCACACATT GCCCGTGTGAAGCCTCACAGAACATTCCGGTTTAATGAGTGCGTGTGCACGCCATACAACGCTGACTTTGACGGAGACGAGATgaacctccacctcccccagacGGAGGAGGCCAAAGCAGAGGCCCTGGTACTGATGGGG ACCAAAGCCAATCTTGTGACACCGAGAAATGGAGAGCCTCTGATTGCAGCTATTCAAGATTTCCTGACAG GAGCCTACCTCTTGACTCTGAAGGACACCTTCTTCGACAGATCAAAAGCCTGTCAGATAGTAGCCTCAATCCTCGTTGGCAAAGATGAAAAAGTCAAGAttgctctccctcaccctgctatAATGAAG CCAATGGCTCTGTGGACCGGCAAGCAGATTTTCAGTCTGATCCTGAAGCCCAGTAAGGCCTGCCCGGTTAAGGCCAACCTGCGCACCAAGGGCAAGCAGTACTGTGGGAAGGGAGAGGACCTCTGCTACAATGACTCCT TTGTGGTGATCCAGAACAGTGAGCTGCTGTGTGGCAGCCTGGACAAGGGCACCCTGGGCTCTGGCTCCAAGAAGAACATCTTCTACATCCTGCTCCGGGACTGGGGTCAGCTGGAAGCCGCCAACGCCATGTCCCGCCTAGCGCGCCTTGCACCCGTCTACCTCT CCAACCGAGGGTTCTCCATCGGTATTGGAGATGTGACCCCTGGCCAGGGCCTGCTGAAAGCCAAGCAGGATCTTCTGGACGGCGGCTACAAGAAGTGTGACGAGTACATAGAGGCTCTGAAGACCGGCAAGCTTCAGCAGCAGCCAGGCTGCACAGCAGAGGAGACCCTAGAG GCCCTGATCCTGAAAGAGCTGTCAGTCATCAGAGACCACGCAGGCAGCGCCTGTCTTCGAGAACTGGACAAGAGCAACAGCCCTCTCATCATGGCCGTGTGCGGCTCCAAAG gCTCCTTCATCAACATCTCCCAGATGATTGCTTGTGTCGGCCAGCAGGCCATTAGCGGATCCAGAGTTCCAGACGGCTTTGAGAACCGCTCTCTGCCCCACTTCAAAAAGCATTCCAAG CTCCCTGCTGCCAAAGGCTTTGTGGCTGACAGCTTCTACTCAGGGCTGACGCCCACAGAGTTTTTCTTCCACACCATGGCTGGTCGAGAGGGCCTGGTGGACACGGCAGTTAAAACAGCTGAAACTGGATACATGCAG AGGCGGCTGGTCAAGTCCCTGGAAGACCTGTGTTCTCAGTACGACCTGACAGTGAGGAGCTCTACCGGTGACATCATTCAGTTCATCTACGGAGGAGACGGCCTGGACCCGGCCGACATGGAAGGCAAGGACGAGCCCCTGGAGTTCCACAGGGTTTTGGACAATATCCGG gccGTTCACTCGAGCATCGACGAGCCGGCCCTTAGCAAGAACGAGCTGGTCCTGACCGCCGAGGCCATCATGAAGAGGAGCGACTTCAAGTGTTGCAGAGACAGTTTCCTGGAG GCATTAACCGAGACCGGCTCTGAGAAGTATTTGGAG gagatcaagaagtTCATAAAGAGCATGTCTGAGAGAATCAAGAAGACCAGGGACAAATATGGCATCAATGACAACGGCACCACAGAG CCCAAAGTTCTGTACCAGCTGGACCGCATCACTCCTACCCAGCTGGAGAAGTTTTTGGAGACATGTAGAGACAAATACATGAG AGCCCAGATGGAGCCGGGCTCAGCTGTGGGAGCATTGTGTGCCCAGAGTATTGGGGAGCCTGGCACCCAGATGACTCTGAAAACCTTCCATTTCGCTGGGGTGGCCTCCATGAACATCACGCTGGGGGTACCTCGCATCAAGGAGATCATCAACGCCTCCAAAAACATCAG TACCCCTATAATCAGCGCCCATTTGGATGTAGAGGATGACGCTGACTTTGGCCGCCTGGTGAAAGGAAGGATTGAAAAGACTCTTCTTGGAGAG atTTCCGAGTACATAGAGGAGGTCTTTCTACCTGACGATTGTTTAATTCTGGTAAAGCTGTCCCTGGAAAGGATCCGACTATTACGCTTAGAG GTGAATGCTGAAACCGTGCGTTACTCCATATGTATGTCCAAGCTGCGTGTTAAGCCCGGGGACATTGCCGTGCACGGCGAGGCCGTCGTCTGTGTGTCTCCACGAGAAAACAGCAAGAGCTCCATGTACTATGTGCTGCAGTCTCTCAAAGAGGAGCTTCCCAAG GTGGTAGTGCAGGGAATCCCGGAGGTGGCAAGAGCTGTCATTCACATCGATGAGCAGAGTggaaaaaacaaatacaagctCCTGGTTGAGGGGGACAACCTGAGAAGCGTCATGGCAACCCACGGTGTGAACGGCAACAGGACCACCTCAAACAACACCTACGAG GTGGAGAAAACACTTGGGATTGAGGCGGCAAGGTCCACTATTATCAACGAGATCCAGTATACCATGGTGAACCATGGGATGAGTATAGACAGGCGTCATGTCATGCTCCTGGCTGACCTCATGTCCTACAAG GGAGAGATCCTGGGAATTACCCGATTTGGCCTGGCTAAGATGAAGGAGAGCGTCCTTATGCTGGCATCGTTTGAGAAAACCGCTGATCACCTTTTCGACGCTGCCTACTTCGGACAAAAGGACTCGGTTTGCG gCGTGTCTGAATGCATCATCATGGGCATCCCAATGAACATCGGTACAGGGTTGTTCAAGCTGCTACACAAGGCTGACAAGGATCCCTCGCCGCCTAGGAGACCGCTGCTCTTTGACAGCCCAGACTTCCACATCCCATTAGTCACGTAG